In Palaemon carinicauda isolate YSFRI2023 chromosome 18, ASM3689809v2, whole genome shotgun sequence, a genomic segment contains:
- the LOC137657504 gene encoding protein FAM200C-like has protein sequence MANASLRPSKLSNHRDKVHPQRKDDNIDALSTKRARYDREATLPKFGFRPEEKPALQSSYEVAYRIVKCKKPHTIAEELIKPCTEKMVELMIGPEAKKKIQQVLLSNDMIRRRIDDMAADVCRQVCCEIKQSTLQASLQLDESTDTALESQLIAFACYEKEGKMKEEFLFCNTLSTTTTAKDVKAIVDSFFEVNGLSWQNFKHICTDGAPAMIGVKGGFVTLVKNEWPHVTSSHCSLHRYALASKTLPPRLLEVMDVAVKVINFICAKAKNHRLFQLLANEMGAQHVGLLFYTKVRWLSRGKCLSRLYELRLETEIFLRENENNLHVHFDNEEFVMMLAYLADILGRLNEMNQSLQGNDVTVSDVQDMLAGLSARMGVWQARIEAGSTASFPFLDEHLQTQRIELPIGIKDCIIGHLCILSAEFKSYFDDAPLDVPWHRDPFNTNIEPTEDEAEELAELKVSKAMKLAFSNRDLSSF, from the coding sequence ATGGCAAATGCATCACTACGTCCTTCCAAACTTTCAAACCATCGCGACAAGGTGCATCCCCAAAGGAAAGATGATAATATTGATGCTCTGTCTACGAAACGAGCACGGTACGACCGTGAAGCGACACTTCCAAAATTTGGATTCCGGCCAGAAGAAAAACCTGCTCTTCAATCCAGCTACGAAGTGGCATACCGAATTGTGAAATGCAAGAAGCCGCACACTATTGCTGAGGAACTTATCAAGCCATGTACAGAGAAAATGGTGGAACTGATGATCGGACCAGAGGCAAAAAAGAAAATCCAGCAAGTTTTGCTCTCTAATGACATGATCCGCCGACGGATTGATGACATGGCCGCTGATGTGTGCCGTCAAGTTTGCTGTGAAATCAAGCAAAGCACGCTCCAGGCTAGCCTTCAACTTGATGAGTCTACCGACACCGCTCTGGAGAGCCAGTTGATCGCCTTCGCTTGCTACgagaaagaaggaaagatgaaGGAAGAGTTCTTATTCTGCAATACCCTGTCAACCACAACGACAGCAAAAGATGTCAAAGCCATCGTGGACTCTTTTTTTGAAGTGAATGGACTCAGCTGGCAGAATTTCAAGCACATTTGTACTGATGGTGCCCCAGCGATGATTGGCGTTAAAGGAGGGTTCGTCACGCTTGTGAAGAATGAATGGCCCCATGTGACGTCTTCCCACTGTTCACTACACCGATATGCTCTTGCGTCAAAAACTCTACCGCCGCGTTTGTTGGAAGTCATGGACGTTGCGGTCAAAGTGATCAACTTCATTTGTGCGAAGGCCAAAAATCATCGGCTCTTCCAACTTCTGGCCAACGAAATGGGAGCGCAACATGTGGGACTTCTGTTTTACACCAAAGTTCGTTGGCTATCGAGGGGGAAATGCCTCTCTCGGTTGTATGAACTCCGGTTGGAGACAGAAATTTTCCTGCGAGAGAACGAAAACAACCTCCATGTCCACTTCGACAATGAAGAGTTCGTCATGATGCTCGCCTACCTGGCCGATATATTAGGCCGACTCAACGAAATGAACCAGTCTTTGCAAGGCAATGATGTGACAGTCAGTGACGTTCAAGACATGCTTGCCGGACTGTCTGCTCGAATGGGAGTCTGGCAGGCACGAATCGAGGCCGGATCCACAGCCTCGTTTCCTTTCTTGGACGAGCATCTGCAGACGCAGAGGATTGAACTTCCCATCGGCATCAAAGATTGCATCATTGGACATCTCTGCATTCTCTCCGCTGAGTTCAAATCTTATTTCGACGATGCTCCATTGGATGTTCCATGGCACAGAGACCCATTCAACACCAATATTGAACCTACTGAAGACGAAGCAGAGGAGCTCGCAGAGTTGAAGGTCTCAAAAGCAATGAAGCTGGCCTTCAGTAACAGAGACCTCTCCAGCTTCTAG
- the LOC137657505 gene encoding protein FAM200C-like, translating to MKELVTKQLPKLENRFCDYFPELDSHTVKCELVDLPEEPEGLAEEVIELRSNSETSMKFETKDDLSNFYMAKMVKAYKTAQLEPTKMLPPFTTAYLCEQDLSTLVYLKPKYRTWLVPKGCCIKDETL from the coding sequence ATGAAGGAGTTGGTCACAAAGCAGCTGCCGAAACTTGAGAATAGATTCTGTGACTACTTTCCAGAACTTGATTCCCATACTGTCAAATGTGAACTGGTTGATCTGCCTGAAGAGCCTGAAGGGTTAGCAGAAGAGGTAATTGAACTTCGTTCCAACAGTGAAACTAGCATGAAATTTGAGACCAAGGATGACCTCTCAAATTTTTATATGGCAAAAATGGTAAAGGCTTATAAAACTGCACAATTAGAACCAACTAAAATGCTGCCACCTTTTACAACAGCCTACCTTTGCGAACAAGATTTGTCTACCCTTGTATATCTAAAACCAAAATACAGGACCTGGTTGGTTCCTAAAGGTTGTTGTATCAAAGATGAAACATTATAA